A DNA window from Pungitius pungitius chromosome 1, fPunPun2.1, whole genome shotgun sequence contains the following coding sequences:
- the LOC119201623 gene encoding tumor necrosis factor receptor superfamily member 14-like isoform X3 → MRSARRVFWAAVLCVSVLMAPGKCCLSKEYELRDGQCCPMCHEGSVVRRDCTPQSGTRCVPCVNGTFMNQPNGLTKCFPCSSCDQGRGLFVQQGCTSKSDTICDVITGYFCEALVDDKGCSLSRRHSGCGAGHMIKERGTRRTDTVCEPCPPGSFSLEGLNCTLWTTCSETKVQVKEGSPTSDAICAAASRHHYIIFVVILLMILLIGILVVLRFKGRNHPKNHQRPESSGPCGEGPDG, encoded by the exons ATGCGTTCGGCTCGGCGTGTCTTCT GGGCAGCAgtcctctgtgtctccgtcCTCATGGCTCCAGGGAAGTGTTGTCTGTCCAAGGAGTACGAGCTAAGAGACGGCCAGTGTTGTCCGATGTGCCACGAAG GTTCAGTGGTTAGAAGAGACTGCACTCCTCAGTCAGGCACGCGATGTGTCCCCTGTGTGAACGGGACATTTATGAACCAACCCAACGGCTTGACTAAATGTTTCCCCTGCAGCTCCTGTGACCAAG GTCGTGGTCTCTTTGTCCAACAGGGCTGCACATCAAAAAGTGACACCATCTGTGACGTCATCACTGGGTACTTCTGTGAGGCCTTGGTGGATGATAAAGGATGTAGTTTGTCACGCAGACATTCAGGCTGTGGAGCTGGTCACATGATTAAAGAGCGTG GGACCAGAAGAACTGACACAGTGTGTGAACCTTGTCCCCCAGGCAGTTTTTCACTGGAGGGGCTGAATTGTACACTTTGGACCAC TTGCTCAGAAACCAAAGTACAGGTCAAAGAAGGAAGCCCGACCAGCGATGCTATTTGTGCTGCGGCTTCAAGACACCATTACATTATCTTTGTAGTAATATTACTAATGATATTACTAATAGGAATACTAGTTGTCCTCAGGTTCAAAG GAAGAAATCATCCAAAGAACCACCAG AGGCCTGAGAGCAGCGGACCATGTGGGGAAGGGCCGGATGGTTGA
- the LOC119201623 gene encoding tumor necrosis factor receptor superfamily member 14-like isoform X2, with the protein MRSARRVFWAAVLCVSVLMAPGKCCLSKEYELRDGQCCPMCHEGSVVRRDCTPQSGTRCVPCVNGTFMNQPNGLTKCFPCSSCDQGRGLFVQQGCTSKSDTICDVITGYFCEALVDDKGCSLSRRHSGCGAGHMIKERGTRRTDTVCEPCPPGSFSLEGLNCTLWTTCSETKVQVKEGSPTSDAICAAASRHHYIIFVVILLMILLIGILVVLRFKGRNHPKNHQQRPESSGPCGEGPDG; encoded by the exons ATGCGTTCGGCTCGGCGTGTCTTCT GGGCAGCAgtcctctgtgtctccgtcCTCATGGCTCCAGGGAAGTGTTGTCTGTCCAAGGAGTACGAGCTAAGAGACGGCCAGTGTTGTCCGATGTGCCACGAAG GTTCAGTGGTTAGAAGAGACTGCACTCCTCAGTCAGGCACGCGATGTGTCCCCTGTGTGAACGGGACATTTATGAACCAACCCAACGGCTTGACTAAATGTTTCCCCTGCAGCTCCTGTGACCAAG GTCGTGGTCTCTTTGTCCAACAGGGCTGCACATCAAAAAGTGACACCATCTGTGACGTCATCACTGGGTACTTCTGTGAGGCCTTGGTGGATGATAAAGGATGTAGTTTGTCACGCAGACATTCAGGCTGTGGAGCTGGTCACATGATTAAAGAGCGTG GGACCAGAAGAACTGACACAGTGTGTGAACCTTGTCCCCCAGGCAGTTTTTCACTGGAGGGGCTGAATTGTACACTTTGGACCAC TTGCTCAGAAACCAAAGTACAGGTCAAAGAAGGAAGCCCGACCAGCGATGCTATTTGTGCTGCGGCTTCAAGACACCATTACATTATCTTTGTAGTAATATTACTAATGATATTACTAATAGGAATACTAGTTGTCCTCAGGTTCAAAG GAAGAAATCATCCAAAGAACCACCAG CAGAGGCCTGAGAGCAGCGGACCATGTGGGGAAGGGCCGGATGGTTGA
- the LOC119201623 gene encoding tumor necrosis factor receptor superfamily member 14-like isoform X1, protein MRSARRVFWAAVLCVSVLMAPGKCCLSKEYELRDGQCCPMCHEGSVVRRDCTPQSGTRCVPCVNGTFMNQPNGLTKCFPCSSCDQGRGLFVQQGCTSKSDTICDVITGYFCEALVDDKGCSLSRRHSGCGAGHMIKERGTRRTDTVCEPCPPGSFSLEGLNCTLWTTCSETKVQVKEGSPTSDAICAAASRHHYIIFVVILLMILLIGILVVLRFKGRNHPKNHQVRWLHLQMFVSNRLRHIKSAPLLST, encoded by the exons ATGCGTTCGGCTCGGCGTGTCTTCT GGGCAGCAgtcctctgtgtctccgtcCTCATGGCTCCAGGGAAGTGTTGTCTGTCCAAGGAGTACGAGCTAAGAGACGGCCAGTGTTGTCCGATGTGCCACGAAG GTTCAGTGGTTAGAAGAGACTGCACTCCTCAGTCAGGCACGCGATGTGTCCCCTGTGTGAACGGGACATTTATGAACCAACCCAACGGCTTGACTAAATGTTTCCCCTGCAGCTCCTGTGACCAAG GTCGTGGTCTCTTTGTCCAACAGGGCTGCACATCAAAAAGTGACACCATCTGTGACGTCATCACTGGGTACTTCTGTGAGGCCTTGGTGGATGATAAAGGATGTAGTTTGTCACGCAGACATTCAGGCTGTGGAGCTGGTCACATGATTAAAGAGCGTG GGACCAGAAGAACTGACACAGTGTGTGAACCTTGTCCCCCAGGCAGTTTTTCACTGGAGGGGCTGAATTGTACACTTTGGACCAC TTGCTCAGAAACCAAAGTACAGGTCAAAGAAGGAAGCCCGACCAGCGATGCTATTTGTGCTGCGGCTTCAAGACACCATTACATTATCTTTGTAGTAATATTACTAATGATATTACTAATAGGAATACTAGTTGTCCTCAGGTTCAAAG GAAGAAATCATCCAAAGAACCACCAGGTACGTTGGCTCCATTTGCAAATGTTTGTCTCAAATAGGCTGCGCCACATTAAATCTGCTCCATTACTCTCCACGTAA
- the mrpl49 gene encoding mitochondrial ribosomal protein L49, with amino-acid sequence MAALRTAHTAVLHAALRLYIRAPGPPASAVGLRFVSYAAPEDRTSVPLESTEEYKFVERLIPPSRVPAPPPHAGPSPSGWTSPADTPPPLPYMVRRSRMHNIPVYTDMTHGSRRTTLVRKVEGDIWALEKDVKQHLKEVMGKEPSTQVNEVTMTLKVKGHVDSELKQWLASKGF; translated from the coding sequence ATGGCGGCTCTCCGCACCGCGCATACTGCTGTCCTCCACGCAGCTCTCAGGCTCTATATCCGAGCACCGGGACCTCCTGCCTCGGCTGTTGGCCTCAGGTTTGTCAGTTACGCTGCCCCAGAAGACCGAACGAGTGTCCCGTTAGAATCCACGGAGGAATACAAGTTCGTGGAGCGGCTGATCCCGCCCTCCCGGGTCCCCGCTCCGCCTCCACACGCCGGTCCTTCCCCGTCCGGCTGGACTTCTCCGGCAGACACCCCGCCGCCTCTGCCCTACATGGTCCGCCGCTCCCGCATGCACAACATCCCGGTGTACACCGACATGACCCACGGCAGCCGCAGGACAACGCTCGTACGGAAAGTGGAGGGGGACATCTGGGCTCTGGAGAAGGACGTGAAACAACATCTGAAGGAGGTGATGGGGAAGGAGCCATCCACGCAGGTCAACGAGGTCACAATGACattgaaggtcaaaggtcatgtcGACAGTGAGTTGAAGCAGTGGCTGGCCAGCAAGGGCTTCTGA